A single Acetivibrio cellulolyticus CD2 DNA region contains:
- a CDS encoding GNAT family N-acetyltransferase, with protein MVKQADECDIPIIEEILLDAVNWMSNNGLQNQWNESNVKWSSLSKSYRINNFYIAYQNGLPSACMALTDYDPTYWPNIPKGESLYLHKFAVKRTFAGKGLSKELIDFAKKLACSYCITAIRLNCNQHRNKLRAVYEKEGFICVEEKTFFERHDTALYICIVNDLNPVV; from the coding sequence ATGGTTAAACAAGCAGATGAATGCGATATACCAATCATTGAAGAAATACTATTGGATGCAGTAAACTGGATGTCTAATAATGGACTGCAAAACCAATGGAATGAGTCAAATGTTAAGTGGTCTAGTCTATCAAAGTCATATAGAATAAATAACTTTTATATTGCATACCAAAATGGATTACCATCTGCTTGTATGGCTTTAACAGACTATGACCCAACTTATTGGCCTAACATTCCAAAAGGAGAGTCCCTTTATTTGCATAAGTTTGCTGTTAAACGTACATTTGCTGGAAAGGGACTTTCAAAAGAATTAATAGATTTTGCAAAAAAGTTAGCCTGTAGTTATTGTATTACTGCAATTCGCCTTAATTGTAACCAGCATCGAAATAAATTAAGGGCAGTATATGAAAAAGAGGGATTTATATGTGTGGAAGAGAAGACTTTCTTTGAAAGACATGATACGGCTTTATATATCTGCATTGTTAATGACCTTAACCCAGTAGTATAA